CGCGTCGCGCCGAGCCCATCGTCGAACATGTGCGCGCGCGGCTGGCGCCGCAAATTTGCAGCGACCTTTCCGTCGACGGCGCTCTCGGCGTTCTGCGGCTGGGAGCGCGCTGGGACCTCTTCTTCCACGAGCATTTGAAGCGCGACGCCAAGGGCGAGACGCTGGGCTTCGACGCCGATCCGGCGCAGATCGAAAAATTCACTCATGAAGCTGGAGCAGCGATCGGCGAACGTTTGGAGCGTGGAGAGATTTTCATCGTCCTGACGACGCCCGATGCGCGGCCCTACGTCCGTCTGCTCCTGAGCCGCCCCTTTCCCTCGCAGGCGGTGTTGTCGCATCTTGAAATCGCCGGCGGCGTTCAAATCAAATCGCTCGGAACCCTCTCATGACGCCGCCTGAAATTCCTCTCATCGGCGGCTTCGTCATCTTCTGCCGGGTCGGCGGCTGCCTGATGACCGCGCCGGGTTTTTCGAACGATCGCATTCCGGTCAGAAGCCGTCTCTATCTGGCTTTGGGCGTCTCCGTCGCGATGACGCCGGCGCTGATCGAAAGCCTGCCTAAAACCGACCTGACGCTTCCAAGCCTTATGATTGCGGGGCTGCTTTCGGAGACGATCATCGGCGTCGCGCTCGGCCTCCTCTCGCGCTTCTATCTCCTGGCGCTCGAAACGCTGGCGACGAGCGTCGCCATGTCCTTCGGCCTCGGCAATATTTTCGGCGGGGCCATCGCCGAGACGGAGGCGGCTCCCCCGCTTGCCTCCTTCATCGTCACCGCGGCCATAACGCTCCTTTTCGTCACGGACCTGCATTTGGAGCTCATTCGCGGTCTATCGCTATCCTACGATTCCGCGCCGGCGCTCGCCGCGCCGGACGCCGCCGCGCTTCTCGAGGAATTGACGCATGCGCTGACCCAGTCTCATCTCCTCGCCTTGCGCATTTGCAGCCCGTTCCTGCTTTTCGCCCTCATCGTCAATCTCGCCGTCGGGTTCCTCTCGCGGCTGACTCCGCAGGCGCAGGTCTATTTCCTCTCCGGGCCGCTCACGATCTTTCTCGGTCTTTACGCCTTTTTCGCGCTGTCGCCAGATTTTTTCACCGCCTTCATCTCGCATTTCTCCGACCAGGTTTTGCGCGGATGATGCAGCGAGACCGCCGAAACCGACTCGCGCGCCTTCAACAGATGACGTATTTGCTTTCGAAAGTCGCCCGCTCGCGCCTCGCCGCTACGGAGGCGGCGATCGCGGAATTGCGCCTGGCGGAACGCGCGGCGTTGGAGGCCCTCGATCAATACGCGCCTCTCGTTCTGAGGCGCCTCCAACGCATCGCCGCTCAACGCGTGGAGCTGGAGACGGCCATCGAACCGCTCCGTGCGCAGGCGAAGGAATATGGCAGGCGCGCCAAGCTGCTCGAAAGAAAGCTCGAGGAAACGGACGACGCGCTCCGTCTGGAAGCGGCGAGAGACGAGCGGACGCGCCTTCTTGCGGCGACGCCGTCAGCGCGCGGCAAGTCCGGCGGCTTAGCGTCAAATTGACAGCCGAAGGAAAAGCCATGTCGATCTTCCCCGCAACCGACCTGATCTCGGACGTTGCGCGCGCCGCAAATCCCACAAAGGCGCATCTCGCCCTCGAGCGCCTCGAGCGTGCGAGCGCCATGCGCGCGGATCTTGCGCGTCATCGCTTCGACTCGGCTTCGCTAACCGCGACGGGCGTGACGACGTTTCAGCACAGCTCTTCCTCCGCTACCGCGCCGAAGGGAGACGCCACGGCGCCCACCGCCGCGCGAAAATTCGAAGCCTTTCTCCTCCAGTCCTGGCTCGAAATGCTGTTGCCGAAGGAAGAAACCGGCGTCTTCGGTTCGGGAGCCGCCAGCGGGGTATGGCGCTCTCTCATGGCGGAGCGACTCGGCGAGCAACTGGCGCAGGCAGGGGGAATCGGCGTTCAGAAGCTTCTCTTGCAAAGTGCGCCTCCCGAGGGATGAGCAAGGATATGGCAGATGGTCGCTGACGAGATTTCGGTCGATCGGAGCGAGCCCGGAAGCTCGAGGCCGTCTCTTGCTCTGCAAAGATGCGTCGAGCGACTGGCGTCGATCATCGAAGGAGAAACGCGTCTGTTGAAGGAGGGAGGGCGGCTTGATTTCCCCGTCCTGAATGCGCGAAAGACGCACGCTCTTCTGGAATTCACCCTCGCCTCGAAGAGCGCGCGACCGGGAGATTTCGCCTGCTTCGGCGACACGGCGCTACGGCTCAAGGACGCGCTTGAGGAAAACAAGGAATATTTGGAGCGGCGCCTCCGGGCAACGCAGGAGATTGCGTCGCTCATTCTCGCCGGCATTCGGCGTGACGAATCGGACGGCACCTATAAGGCCTTTCGCCAAAAAGGGCGCGAATGATGACGCGAAGTCTCCTGCTGGGCGCCTATGCCTGCCTGGTGAGCCTCGCGGCGACTTTTGGCGGCGCTTATTGGCGGACTCATCCATCAACGGAGAATGGCGGTCATATTGACGCGCGTCAGATAACGACCATCAAGCCGATCACCGTGCCGCTTATCGCGAATGGCGCGCTCAAAGG
The nucleotide sequence above comes from Methylocystis parvus OBBP. Encoded proteins:
- a CDS encoding flagellar biosynthetic protein FliR, whose amino-acid sequence is MTPPEIPLIGGFVIFCRVGGCLMTAPGFSNDRIPVRSRLYLALGVSVAMTPALIESLPKTDLTLPSLMIAGLLSETIIGVALGLLSRFYLLALETLATSVAMSFGLGNIFGGAIAETEAAPPLASFIVTAAITLLFVTDLHLELIRGLSLSYDSAPALAAPDAAALLEELTHALTQSHLLALRICSPFLLFALIVNLAVGFLSRLTPQAQVYFLSGPLTIFLGLYAFFALSPDFFTAFISHFSDQVLRG
- a CDS encoding rod-binding protein gives rise to the protein MSIFPATDLISDVARAANPTKAHLALERLERASAMRADLARHRFDSASLTATGVTTFQHSSSSATAPKGDATAPTAARKFEAFLLQSWLEMLLPKEETGVFGSGAASGVWRSLMAERLGEQLAQAGGIGVQKLLLQSAPPEG